A single Oncorhynchus tshawytscha isolate Ot180627B linkage group LG01, Otsh_v2.0, whole genome shotgun sequence DNA region contains:
- the LOC112224075 gene encoding myoblast determination protein 1 homolog 2: MELSDISFPVTSADDFYDDPCFNTSDMHFFEDLDPRLVHVGLLKPDDHHYNEDEHIRAPSGHHQAGRCLLWACKACKRKTTNSDRRKAATMRERRRLGKVNDAFENLKRCTSNNPNQRLPKVEILRNAISYIESLQSLLRGQDGENYYPVLEHYSGDSDASSPQSNCSDGMMDYNAPTCTSARRSNYDSSYFAETPNADSRSNKNAVVISSLDCLSNIVERISTDTSACTVLSGQEGSEGSPCSPQEGSILSETGAPVPSPTNCPQPSHDPIYQVL, encoded by the exons ATGGAGTTGTCGGATATTTCGTTCCCTGTCACCTCTGCTGATGACTTTTATGACGACCCGTGCTTCAACACCAGCGACATGCATTTCTTCGAGGACCTGGATCCCCGGTTGGTCCACGTGGGACTCCTCAAGCCAGACGACCACCATTACAACGAAGACGAGCACATCAGGGCACCGAGCGGGCACCACCAAGCCGGGAGGTGCCTCCTCTGGGCATGTAAAGCTTGCAAGAGGAAAACCACAAACTCTGACCGAAGGAAGGCTGCTACTAtgcgggagaggaggaggctggGAAAGGTCAACGACGCCTTCGAGAACCTGAAGAGATGCACGTCGAACAACCCCAATCAGAGGCTTCCCAAGGTGGAGATCTTGAGAAATGCAATCAGCTACATCGAGTCTCTGCAATCTCTGCTCAGGGGCCAGGACGGCGAGAACTACTACCCGGTGTTGGAACACTATAGCGGGGACTCTGATGCATCCAGTCCACAGTCCAACTGCTCTGATGGAATG ATGGACTATAATGCCCCAACGTGCACGTCCGCAAGACGAAGCAACTATGACAGCTCTTATTTCGCCGAGACTCCAAATG CTGATTCCAGAAGCAACAAGAACGCAGTAGTCATCTCCAGCCTGGATTGTCTTTCCAACATCGTGGAGAGAATCTCTACAGACACGTCAGCGTGCACTGTGTTATCAGGCCAGGAGGGTTCCGAGGGTAGCCCCTGTTCTCCACAAGAGGGATCTATCCTGAGCGAAACGGGGGCACCCGTGCCGTCACCGACCAACTGCCCACAGCCGTCCCATGACCCCATCTACCAAGTGCTATGA
- the tnnt3a gene encoding troponin T type 3a (skeletal, fast) isoform X1, with product MSDTEEVEGEGEAHRPQFKAPKIPDGEKVDFDDIQKKRQNKDLVELQALIDAHFEHRKKEEEELIALKERIEKRRAERAEQNRIRSEKEKERAARREEERLKREEADAKKKADEDAKKKSALSSMGSNYSSHLQKADSKRGGKKETEREKKKKILAGRRKVLNIDHLNEEKLKEKAKELHEWMKTLESEKFDNMERLKRQKYEVTTLRKRVEELSKFSKKGKTVRRK from the exons GCGAGGGAGAAG CCCACAGGCCACAGTTCAA GGCACCAAAGATTCCTGATGGCGAGAAAGTTGACTTTGAT GACATTCAGAAGAAACGTCAGAACAAGGATCTTGTTGAGCTGCAGGCCCTGATCGATGCGCACTTTGAGCATagaaagaaggaggaggaggaactcaTCGCCCTCAAAGAAAGAATT gagAAGCGTAGGGCTGAGAGGGCTGAGCAGAACAGGATCCGTAGCGAGAAGGAGAAGGAGCGTGCAGCCAGACGTGAG GAGGAGAGGCTGAAGAGGGAGGAGGCAGATGCCAAGAAGAAGGCTGATGAGGATGCGAAGAAGAAGTCTGCCCTGTCCAGCATGGGCTCCAACTACAGCAGCCATCTGCAGAAG GCTGACTCAAAGAGAGGCGGGAAGaaggaaactgagagagagaagaagaagaagatcctGGCAGGCAGACGCAAGGTCCTGAACATCGACCATCTGAATGAAGAAAAACTGAA GGAGAAGGCAAAGGAGCTGCATGAATGGATGAAGACGCTGGAGTCTGAGAAGTTTGATAACATGGAGAGGCTGAAGAGGCAGAAGTATGAG GTCACAACCCTGCGTAAGAGAGTGGAGGAGCTGAGTAAATT CTCTAAGAAGGGTAAAACCGTCCGCAGAAAGTAA
- the tnnt3a gene encoding troponin T type 3a (skeletal, fast) isoform X2: MSDTEEVEAHRPQFKAPKIPDGEKVDFDDIQKKRQNKDLVELQALIDAHFEHRKKEEEELIALKERIEKRRAERAEQNRIRSEKEKERAARREEERLKREEADAKKKADEDAKKKSALSSMGSNYSSHLQKADSKRGGKKETEREKKKKILAGRRKVLNIDHLNEEKLKEKAKELHEWMKTLESEKFDNMERLKRQKYEVTTLRKRVEELSKFSKKGKTVRRK; the protein is encoded by the exons CCCACAGGCCACAGTTCAA GGCACCAAAGATTCCTGATGGCGAGAAAGTTGACTTTGAT GACATTCAGAAGAAACGTCAGAACAAGGATCTTGTTGAGCTGCAGGCCCTGATCGATGCGCACTTTGAGCATagaaagaaggaggaggaggaactcaTCGCCCTCAAAGAAAGAATT gagAAGCGTAGGGCTGAGAGGGCTGAGCAGAACAGGATCCGTAGCGAGAAGGAGAAGGAGCGTGCAGCCAGACGTGAG GAGGAGAGGCTGAAGAGGGAGGAGGCAGATGCCAAGAAGAAGGCTGATGAGGATGCGAAGAAGAAGTCTGCCCTGTCCAGCATGGGCTCCAACTACAGCAGCCATCTGCAGAAG GCTGACTCAAAGAGAGGCGGGAAGaaggaaactgagagagagaagaagaagaagatcctGGCAGGCAGACGCAAGGTCCTGAACATCGACCATCTGAATGAAGAAAAACTGAA GGAGAAGGCAAAGGAGCTGCATGAATGGATGAAGACGCTGGAGTCTGAGAAGTTTGATAACATGGAGAGGCTGAAGAGGCAGAAGTATGAG GTCACAACCCTGCGTAAGAGAGTGGAGGAGCTGAGTAAATT CTCTAAGAAGGGTAAAACCGTCCGCAGAAAGTAA